One window of the Caminibacter pacificus genome contains the following:
- a CDS encoding succinyldiaminopimelate transaminase — translation MFEKYPFEKLNELLKDVPHPEEVLSLTIGEPQFETPKFIQDSLCKNAKYLNKYPKTAGEEVLKEAQRGFVKRRYSIELKKDELLPSFGTRELLFNFPLFLRPKKTAFPNPFYQIYEGAAIAAGSEINYMELKKENDFKNRLSQLEGDEDFIILNTPNNPTASVMSLDELSEWVEYALKNDVVILSDECYSELYIDEKPPSILEAAINVGNKNFKNILAINSISKRSSAPGLRSGFIAGDSEILKRYLSFRTYVGCASPLPLQYAAAEAWSDDEHVEPFREKYRKNFEIAKEILGVEIPKATFYIWLEVGDDIEFTKEAYKRGVKVMPGRFMGRKGAGEGYVRIALVYDEERTKKALKIIKELL, via the coding sequence ATGTTTGAAAAATATCCTTTTGAAAAACTAAACGAACTTTTAAAAGACGTTCCTCATCCCGAGGAAGTTTTGTCTTTGACAATCGGCGAGCCTCAATTCGAAACTCCCAAATTCATTCAAGATTCGCTTTGCAAAAACGCAAAATACCTAAACAAATATCCAAAAACTGCGGGTGAAGAAGTTTTAAAAGAAGCTCAAAGAGGCTTTGTAAAAAGAAGATATTCGATTGAGCTTAAAAAAGACGAATTATTGCCGAGTTTCGGGACAAGAGAGCTTTTATTTAACTTTCCGCTTTTTTTAAGACCTAAAAAAACCGCTTTTCCTAATCCTTTTTATCAAATATACGAAGGTGCGGCAATAGCGGCCGGTAGCGAAATAAATTATATGGAGCTAAAAAAAGAAAACGACTTTAAAAATAGATTGTCTCAGCTTGAGGGGGATGAGGATTTTATAATCTTAAATACTCCAAATAACCCCACAGCAAGCGTTATGAGTTTGGATGAGCTTAGTGAGTGGGTTGAGTATGCTTTGAAAAACGATGTGGTTATTTTGAGTGACGAATGTTATAGCGAACTGTATATAGACGAAAAACCGCCGAGTATTTTAGAAGCGGCGATAAATGTCGGAAATAAAAATTTTAAAAATATTTTGGCGATTAATTCCATTTCCAAAAGAAGCAGTGCGCCGGGGCTTAGAAGCGGATTTATCGCAGGCGATAGCGAAATATTAAAAAGATACTTGTCTTTTAGGACCTATGTGGGATGTGCTTCTCCGCTTCCTTTACAATACGCTGCGGCTGAGGCTTGGAGTGATGATGAACATGTCGAGCCTTTTAGAGAAAAATATAGAAAAAATTTCGAGATTGCAAAAGAGATTTTGGGAGTGGAGATTCCAAAAGCCACTTTTTATATCTGGCTTGAGGTGGGTGATGATATAGAATTTACAAAAGAGGCGTATAAAAGAGGCGTAAAAGTAATGCCGGGACGTTTTATGGGAAGAAAAGGAGCCGGTGAGGGGTATGTGAGAATTGCCCTTGTGTATGATGAAGAAAGAACGAAAAAAGCATTAAAAATAATTAAGGAGCTATTATGA
- a CDS encoding M16 family metallopeptidase: MYFIYEKDALGRTIFEIVFKNTGSIYAKDAVAYMTAHILNTKGTLDKKEKFYSQLEEKAINLTITTNKEFSTVSMTFLNEKSSFAVKKLIELLQNPNFTQEALEKSKKEILAKKENLKNNHDYIASKNLFKAIFKNTPLERETIGENIQNVTLEDIKEHFSYFAKENAVFINGGKKIDIAEFIETLPNSKPKNDLFFKPKQSHIEEKREVEQSYIYFAAPFEVKKEEYYLAKIATFILGAGGFGSRMMEEIRVKRGYAYSAYAMNEFKKSYQILKGHLQTKLENTIDAKNLVVDIINVFLEKGITQEELDSAKKFLIGSEPLRNETLSQRLLRKFNEYYLGLGDGYFEKELNLIKNTTLDEINDFIKRHKEIKNLSFSVVTNDKN, from the coding sequence ATGTATTTTATTTATGAAAAAGATGCTCTTGGTAGAACAATTTTCGAGATTGTTTTTAAAAACACCGGAAGTATATACGCAAAAGACGCGGTGGCGTATATGACCGCTCATATACTAAACACAAAAGGAACACTTGATAAAAAAGAGAAATTTTATTCTCAACTCGAAGAGAAAGCTATTAATTTAACAATCACGACAAACAAAGAATTTTCGACCGTTTCAATGACTTTTTTAAACGAAAAGAGCTCTTTTGCCGTTAAAAAACTTATAGAACTTTTGCAAAATCCCAATTTTACGCAAGAAGCTCTTGAAAAATCAAAAAAAGAGATTCTCGCAAAAAAAGAGAACCTAAAAAACAACCACGACTATATCGCATCGAAAAATCTTTTTAAGGCTATCTTCAAAAACACGCCGCTTGAGAGAGAAACAATAGGAGAAAATATTCAAAACGTTACATTGGAAGATATAAAAGAGCATTTTTCATATTTCGCAAAAGAAAACGCCGTATTTATAAACGGAGGCAAAAAAATCGACATCGCCGAATTTATAGAAACATTGCCTAACTCAAAGCCTAAAAACGACCTCTTTTTCAAACCTAAACAATCTCACATCGAAGAAAAAAGAGAAGTAGAACAAAGCTATATCTATTTCGCCGCTCCTTTTGAAGTGAAAAAAGAGGAGTATTATCTTGCAAAGATAGCTACTTTTATCTTAGGAGCGGGAGGTTTTGGTAGTAGGATGATGGAAGAGATAAGAGTAAAAAGAGGTTATGCATACTCCGCATACGCTATGAACGAATTTAAAAAAAGCTATCAAATCCTAAAAGGACACCTCCAAACAAAACTCGAAAATACGATTGACGCTAAAAACTTAGTGGTAGATATAATTAACGTTTTTTTAGAAAAAGGAATAACCCAAGAAGAGCTTGATAGTGCTAAAAAATTTCTAATAGGAAGCGAGCCTCTAAGAAATGAAACGCTCTCGCAAAGACTGCTTAGAAAATTTAACGAATATTATTTGGGACTTGGGGACGGATATTTCGAAAAAGAATTAAACCTAATCAAAAACACAACGCTTGATGAAATAAACGACTTTATCAAAAGACATAAAGAGATAAAAAATTTAAGTTTCTCAGTTGTGACAAATGACAAAAATTAA
- the murC gene encoding UDP-N-acetylmuramate--L-alanine ligase, with amino-acid sequence MNHVHFVGIGGIGLSAIARYLNAAGVKVSGSDIKETPLTAKLRVEGIEVNIPHDEKNVTTPDLLVHTAVAKPDNVELIAAKKKGIKTLSRREFLPYIVNDKKVLSVCGAHGKSTTTAILSSVLPQANALIGAESKEFHSNARRTDSELLVFEADESDGSFVDSNPYIAIVTNTEPEHMEFYNHDLDKFYAHYEEFLKKAKIRVVNGDDEFIKKLDLPMKKVYLKDAKNIRYEVRDGLPKTVFEYENREFEVYGFGEHLVLDALLAIEAAREFLNIDEIVSNIKNFIGIKKRFDIIRHTDNFVLIDDYGHHPTEIKATLHSAKIYAMLNGLDNVVAIWQPHKYSRTIDNLEGFVECFNEASELVILPVWSAGEKEVFIDFEKHFAKHNPIFAKRVKVDGNNIMLIDENGEIIKTIDNGLIIGFGAGDITYQLRGYL; translated from the coding sequence ATGAATCACGTTCATTTTGTTGGAATCGGGGGTATCGGGCTTAGTGCCATTGCGAGATATTTAAACGCTGCCGGAGTGAAGGTTAGCGGTAGCGATATAAAAGAGACGCCTCTTACTGCAAAACTTAGAGTCGAAGGAATCGAAGTAAATATTCCTCATGATGAAAAAAACGTAACGACTCCGGATTTGCTCGTTCATACTGCCGTAGCAAAGCCAGATAACGTAGAACTTATAGCGGCAAAGAAAAAAGGTATTAAAACTTTAAGTAGAAGAGAGTTTTTGCCATATATCGTAAATGATAAAAAAGTTTTGTCCGTTTGCGGAGCACACGGAAAAAGCACGACTACTGCTATTTTATCTTCCGTTTTGCCTCAAGCTAACGCCTTAATCGGAGCCGAGAGTAAAGAGTTTCATTCGAATGCAAGAAGAACGGATAGTGAGCTTTTGGTATTCGAAGCGGATGAGAGTGACGGAAGTTTTGTAGATTCTAATCCTTATATCGCTATTGTGACGAATACAGAGCCCGAGCATATGGAGTTTTATAATCACGATTTGGATAAATTTTACGCTCATTATGAAGAATTTTTGAAAAAAGCGAAAATCAGAGTTGTTAACGGAGATGACGAATTTATCAAAAAACTTGATTTACCTATGAAAAAAGTCTATTTAAAAGACGCAAAAAACATTCGTTACGAAGTAAGAGACGGACTTCCTAAAACCGTATTCGAATATGAAAATAGAGAGTTTGAAGTTTACGGATTCGGAGAGCATTTGGTGCTTGATGCGCTTCTTGCTATTGAAGCTGCAAGAGAGTTTTTGAATATTGACGAGATTGTAAGTAATATTAAAAATTTCATTGGTATCAAAAAGAGATTCGATATTATAAGACATACCGATAATTTCGTTTTGATTGACGATTACGGACATCATCCTACCGAAATAAAAGCAACTCTTCATTCGGCAAAGATATACGCTATGCTAAACGGACTTGATAATGTCGTAGCTATTTGGCAGCCTCACAAATACAGCAGAACGATCGATAATCTTGAAGGGTTTGTTGAATGCTTCAATGAAGCGAGCGAGCTTGTGATACTTCCGGTATGGTCTGCGGGAGAGAAAGAGGTGTTTATTGATTTTGAAAAGCATTTTGCAAAACATAATCCAATTTTTGCAAAGAGAGTAAAAGTTGATGGAAATAATATTATGTTAATTGATGAGAACGGAGAAATTATAAAAACAATAGATAATGGATTGATTATCGGATTCGGAGCGGGTGATATCACGTATCAACTAAGAGGATATTTATGA
- a CDS encoding hemerythrin domain-containing protein, with the protein MLKSIRKTLRSKENKYHKRDLIKKLQKDHQKLLKLFLALEEAINKKSPNAIKKLHHFIDELELHLILENSQFYTHLESKYRFCNLKKLKEIKEEIPKNATLFLQLKNTLEEKNFAEAQELFNIIRTFLFKRIRFEEEKLYKIYDNLHTCNEIYLLLR; encoded by the coding sequence ATGCTAAAAAGCATTAGAAAAACTCTTAGAAGTAAAGAAAATAAATATCATAAAAGAGATTTAATAAAAAAATTACAAAAAGATCATCAAAAATTATTAAAGCTTTTTTTAGCCTTAGAAGAAGCTATAAACAAAAAATCACCGAATGCAATTAAAAAACTTCATCATTTCATTGATGAATTAGAACTTCATCTAATTTTAGAAAATTCTCAATTTTACACACATTTGGAATCTAAATACAGATTTTGCAATTTAAAAAAACTTAAAGAAATTAAAGAAGAAATTCCGAAAAACGCCACCTTGTTCTTACAACTCAAAAATACTTTAGAAGAAAAAAATTTTGCAGAAGCACAAGAATTGTTTAATATAATACGAACATTTTTATTTAAAAGAATAAGATTCGAAGAAGAAAAACTTTATAAAATTTACGATAATTTACACACATGCAACGAAATTTATCTATTACTGAGATAA
- a CDS encoding aspartate/glutamate racemase family protein, producing MKTCGIIGGMSWESSAEYYKLINEQINRKLGGLHSAKIILYSVDFQEIAEYQKNNLWEKSAEVLSNAAKSLEKAGADFVMIATNTMHKVADKVKSSISIPLLDIRDSLIEEIKAKNLKNVLLLGTKFTMEDCFYVDYLKKRGVDVVVPESQDREIIHKVIFDELCLGVTKDSSKKEFLKIIEKYETEGVILGCTEIGMLISQKDTSKTILDTTKIHCNFAVKIMCQ from the coding sequence ATGAAAACATGCGGAATAATAGGCGGAATGAGTTGGGAGAGTAGTGCGGAGTATTATAAACTCATAAACGAACAAATCAACCGAAAACTTGGAGGGTTACACAGCGCAAAGATAATACTTTATAGTGTCGATTTTCAAGAAATTGCAGAATATCAAAAAAATAATTTATGGGAAAAAAGTGCTGAAGTATTATCTAACGCTGCAAAATCTCTTGAAAAAGCAGGTGCCGATTTTGTAATGATAGCTACAAATACGATGCATAAAGTAGCCGATAAAGTAAAATCTTCAATTTCCATACCTCTTTTGGATATAAGAGACTCTCTTATCGAAGAGATTAAAGCTAAAAATTTAAAAAATGTGCTGTTGTTGGGTACTAAATTTACAATGGAAGATTGTTTTTATGTGGATTATTTGAAAAAAAGAGGAGTGGATGTAGTTGTTCCTGAATCTCAAGATAGAGAGATTATTCATAAAGTAATATTTGATGAGTTGTGTCTTGGTGTGACTAAAGATTCGTCAAAAAAAGAGTTTTTAAAAATAATAGAGAAGTATGAAACCGAGGGTGTAATTTTAGGGTGTACCGAAATCGGAATGTTGATTTCTCAAAAAGACACTTCAAAAACTATTCTTGATACTACGAAAATTCATTGCAATTTTGCAGTTAAAATAATGTGTCAGTGA
- the recG gene encoding ATP-dependent DNA helicase RecG, whose translation MTKINDEKLNKIGITNTIELALIKPKEWEDNNIYPFITGKPQAFEAEVLDIQKSTKITRVKFYLKNIQTIMWGVFFTFKKWHEATFYKGKNLYIRGEVRNNQIIQPKPISKIGEITPVYKTPINQRSFKALVRKYLSIESLNPLPQKIASILYYMHFPRSFEDIDEKKINYALKFAEIFNYLYKLQSKKRVYPATPIKAEPDKFINSLPFKLTNDQIKVINEIKEDIKKPIQARRVIIGDVGSGKTLVMLATAFMAKKSAIMAPTSILANQLFEEANKFLGKFGFKITLVTQKSKYTQEDLENSDLLIGTHALLYQNLPKLNVIMVDEQHRFGTKQRAMLEKLTTDGKTLPHYFQFSATPIPRTQALIMSSFVNVSLIKELPFKKDIETKIITKENFKELLAHIKKEIQNNNQVVIVYPLVEESENFGYQSIEEGKDFWLKYFEGVYITHGKDKNKEEVLVEFREKGNILITTTVIEVGISLPRLTTIVIVGAERLGLATLHQLRGRVGRYGQKGYCFLYTNDKNNKRLQEFAKTLDGFKIAELDLKFRKAGDIIDGKLQSGETFQYFDETKDLEILEEAKKHLALS comes from the coding sequence ATGACAAAAATTAACGACGAAAAACTAAATAAAATCGGCATTACCAACACAATAGAGCTTGCATTAATAAAGCCCAAAGAATGGGAAGATAACAACATCTACCCTTTCATCACCGGCAAGCCTCAGGCTTTTGAGGCGGAAGTACTTGACATTCAAAAATCAACAAAAATTACAAGAGTTAAGTTTTATCTAAAAAACATTCAAACGATAATGTGGGGAGTTTTTTTTACGTTTAAAAAATGGCACGAAGCGACATTTTATAAAGGCAAAAACCTATATATAAGAGGAGAAGTCAGAAACAATCAAATAATCCAACCAAAACCCATTTCAAAAATAGGAGAAATTACTCCCGTTTATAAAACGCCTATAAATCAAAGAAGTTTTAAGGCTTTAGTAAGAAAATATCTCTCTATTGAATCTTTAAATCCCCTGCCTCAAAAAATAGCTTCGATTCTTTATTATATGCATTTTCCAAGAAGTTTTGAGGATATCGACGAAAAAAAGATTAATTACGCTCTAAAATTTGCAGAAATTTTTAATTATCTTTATAAACTCCAAAGCAAAAAAAGAGTCTATCCGGCAACTCCTATAAAAGCGGAGCCCGACAAATTTATAAATTCCTTGCCTTTTAAACTCACAAACGACCAGATAAAAGTTATTAACGAAATAAAAGAGGATATAAAAAAGCCGATTCAAGCAAGAAGAGTAATCATCGGGGATGTAGGTAGCGGAAAAACTCTTGTAATGCTTGCGACGGCTTTTATGGCAAAAAAGAGCGCTATCATGGCACCAACTTCAATTTTGGCAAATCAACTTTTCGAAGAAGCGAATAAATTTTTAGGTAAATTCGGCTTTAAAATCACTCTCGTAACCCAAAAAAGCAAATATACCCAAGAAGACTTAGAAAACTCCGACCTGTTAATCGGCACACACGCACTTCTTTATCAAAACCTTCCCAAACTAAACGTTATAATGGTGGACGAACAGCATAGATTCGGTACAAAACAAAGAGCAATGCTTGAAAAACTAACGACGGACGGAAAAACGCTTCCTCACTATTTTCAATTCAGCGCCACGCCTATCCCAAGAACGCAGGCGCTTATTATGAGTAGTTTTGTGAATGTAAGTCTTATAAAAGAGTTGCCTTTTAAAAAAGATATCGAAACGAAAATAATAACAAAAGAAAACTTCAAAGAGCTTTTAGCGCATATAAAAAAAGAGATTCAAAACAACAACCAAGTCGTTATCGTATATCCTTTGGTGGAAGAATCCGAAAATTTCGGATATCAAAGCATAGAAGAAGGAAAAGATTTTTGGCTTAAATATTTCGAAGGAGTATATATCACGCACGGAAAAGACAAAAACAAAGAAGAAGTGCTTGTGGAATTTAGAGAAAAAGGAAATATTTTAATCACTACTACCGTTATTGAAGTAGGTATTTCTCTTCCGAGACTAACAACTATAGTAATAGTTGGAGCCGAAAGACTCGGACTTGCCACACTACATCAATTAAGAGGTAGAGTCGGACGATACGGTCAAAAAGGTTATTGCTTTTTATATACAAACGACAAAAACAACAAAAGATTACAAGAATTCGCAAAAACACTCGACGGATTTAAAATAGCGGAGCTTGATTTGAAATTCAGAAAAGCCGGAGACATAATAGACGGAAAACTCCAAAGCGGTGAAACGTTTCAATATTTCGACGAAACGAAAGATTTAGAAATTTTAGAAGAAGCAAAAAAGCACTTGGCACTTTCTTAG
- a CDS encoding class II aldolase/adducin family protein, producing MVTSTLIDEYLLVARELFKKDFMHIGLGSISMKLKADKMIINKKNKHVNEEDFIKTLHILKEDMAWEEATDDVKVHSKIYEQVPSAKAIIHICPKNVITYSLKRHNCLKPIDFIGKHFIKKVNIIEINSLQEWEENKEFIVAKELKHKDIVIIKGHSVYLKGRDLREILKKAVILENSAYMLLNSTN from the coding sequence TTGGTAACTTCTACGCTAATAGACGAATATTTGCTCGTCGCAAGAGAACTTTTTAAAAAAGATTTTATGCACATCGGGCTTGGCAGTATCTCTATGAAACTAAAAGCCGACAAAATGATAATAAACAAAAAAAACAAACACGTAAACGAAGAGGATTTTATAAAAACTCTTCATATTCTAAAAGAAGATATGGCTTGGGAAGAAGCGACCGATGATGTAAAAGTGCATTCTAAAATTTACGAACAAGTCCCGAGCGCAAAAGCAATAATTCATATTTGCCCCAAAAACGTCATTACCTATTCGCTAAAAAGACACAACTGCTTAAAACCGATCGATTTTATCGGTAAGCATTTTATAAAAAAAGTAAATATCATCGAAATCAACTCTCTACAAGAGTGGGAAGAAAACAAAGAATTTATAGTAGCAAAAGAGCTAAAACACAAAGATATCGTAATTATAAAAGGTCACAGCGTATATCTAAAAGGCAGAGACTTAAGAGAAATATTAAAAAAAGCCGTAATATTGGAAAATAGCGCTTATATGTTATTGAATTCCACTAATTAA
- the rsmH gene encoding 16S rRNA (cytosine(1402)-N(4))-methyltransferase RsmH — protein MDTPHIPVLLNETVNLFKDIKEGYFVDCTLGFGGHSEAMLERYPHIKLIGIDQDKDAMEFAKKRLAKYSDRVEFINKRASDALKELKGLNITGILADIGVSSFQLDNPERGFTFDSDTLDMRMNKDQDFSAKDVVNFYSREDLERILKEYSEDRRYKKIADFIIKNRPITSNRELSEVLMKAGLKDKKQLAPIFQAIRIEVNNELNELENILNESEKLAKNGTILGIITFHSLEDRIVKNRFKEWAKKCICPPEAIRCECGNNNQKGIILTKKPITATKEEIQKNPRSRSAKLRGFMFTKG, from the coding sequence TTGGATACTCCTCATATTCCCGTGTTATTAAACGAAACCGTTAATCTTTTCAAAGATATAAAAGAGGGTTATTTTGTCGATTGTACTTTGGGATTCGGCGGTCATAGCGAAGCTATGCTTGAGAGATACCCTCATATCAAACTCATAGGTATAGACCAAGATAAAGACGCAATGGAGTTCGCTAAAAAAAGACTCGCGAAATATTCCGATAGAGTGGAATTCATAAACAAAAGAGCAAGCGATGCTTTAAAAGAACTAAAAGGGTTAAATATTACCGGAATATTGGCCGATATAGGAGTTAGCAGTTTTCAGCTTGACAATCCCGAAAGAGGCTTTACTTTTGATAGTGATACTCTTGATATGAGAATGAATAAAGACCAGGATTTCAGCGCAAAAGACGTTGTGAATTTTTATAGCAGAGAGGATTTGGAAAGAATCTTAAAAGAGTATTCTGAAGATAGAAGATATAAAAAAATCGCCGATTTTATTATAAAAAACAGACCTATTACGTCAAATAGAGAACTAAGCGAAGTTTTAATGAAAGCGGGTCTAAAAGACAAAAAACAGCTCGCACCTATATTTCAGGCTATAAGAATCGAAGTAAATAACGAACTAAACGAGCTCGAAAATATTCTAAACGAGTCTGAAAAACTTGCAAAAAATGGTACAATACTCGGAATAATAACTTTTCATTCTTTGGAAGACAGAATAGTAAAAAATCGTTTTAAAGAGTGGGCTAAAAAATGCATTTGTCCGCCTGAAGCAATAAGATGCGAATGCGGAAATAATAACCAAAAAGGAATAATCCTCACCAAAAAACCGATAACCGCTACAAAAGAGGAGATTCAAAAAAACCCGAGAAGCAGAAGCGCAAAACTTAGAGGATTTATGTTTACAAAGGGATAA